One Fulvia fulva chromosome 12, complete sequence genomic region harbors:
- a CDS encoding Glycosyl hydrolase 5 family protein, with protein sequence MPQIVPKMLSVVLSAALLLKSASAQALSYDSQHQLYPRQTSTNSSSWPYGPFSTRGRDIVNSRGEAVTWAGVNWPGSGETMVPEGLEWASVEDIVDQITSVGFNFIRLTYADEMINQIYARNGSDIPLEVAMINGLGYENGTKVTNEIIARNPGWSKDTTRFEIWDKIAQVAASKQIYIHPDVHVGKAQWCCNNTDGNAWFDDYNFPVDNWKRGLQYIANWAQGHENVVSMSLRNELRRAINVTSPTSTIGYNWLSLVGNYTSATDAIYETNPDILVTWSGMQYDQDLSALTTGLNLNTAPCYKCDAVRDGVRREPMFFDLASHPWADKVVWELHLYSMSENLDTGNCPIIEAELYQSGFNALGIDKPAACNITGDCPEAVRQTPVIMSEFGWAQDQTLFNDTLQGCIRNFTTAHNISWAMWSLAGSYRIRSGGQGVPDTWALTNYEWNGWQFPEGIERWWKPWVSAMLR encoded by the coding sequence ATGCCACAAATTGTGCCAAAGATGCTGTCGGTAGTACTATCAGCAGCGCTTCTGCTAAAGTCAGCATCAGCCCAAGCCCTATCATACGACTCTCAACATCAGCTCTATCCACGCCAAACCAGCACCAACAGCTCCTCATGGCCATATGGACCTTTCAGCACTCGCGGTCGCGACATCGTCAATTCTCGCGGCGAAGCTGTAACATGGGCGGGTGTCAACTGGCCAGGTAGTGGCGAGACAATGGTGCCAGAAGGCCTTGAGTGGGCCTCAGTCGAGGACATTGTGGACCAGATCACCAGTGTTGGCTTTAACTTCATTCGTCTGACCTATGCGGATGAGATGATAAACCAGATTTACGCCCGCAACGGATCAGACATACCTCTGGAAGTGGCCATGATCAACGGTCTTGGCTACGAGAATGGCACGAAAGTCACCAACGAGATCATTGCGCGCAACCCAGGCTGGTCGAAGGACACGACGAGGTTCGAGATCTGGGATAAGATCGCCCAGGTCGCAGCGAGCAAGCAAATCTACATCCACCCGGATGTGCACGTGGGCAAGGCTCAGTGGTGTTGCAACAACACAGACGGCAACGCTTGGTTCGATGACTACAATTTCCCCGTCGACAACTGGAAGCGTGGCCTTCAGTACATCGCAAACTGGGCCCAAGGCCATGAGAACGTCGTATCGATGTCCCTTCGAAACGAGCTCCGCAGAGCCATCAACGTCACTTCTCCCACCTCAACGATTGGATACAACTGGCTGAGTCTGGTGGGAAACTACACATCCGCCACCGATGCCATCTACGAGACGAACCCGGATATTCTGGTGACCTGGTCTGGTATGCAGTACGACCAAGACCTGTCAGCCTTGACCACTGGACTGAACCTCAACACGGCGCCTTGCTATAAATGCGACGCGGTGCGCGATGGTGTTCGTCGGGAGCCCATGTTCTTCGACCTGGCGTCACATCCCTGGGCTGACAAAGTTGTTTGGGAGCTGCATCTCTACTCTATGTCCGAGAACCTCGACACCGGAAACTGTCCCATCATCGAAGCGGAACTGTACCAATCTGGCTTCAATGCACTCGGCATTGATAAGCCTGCTGCGTGCAATATCACGGGAGATTGTCCGGAAGCCGTAAGGCAGACTCCGGTGATCATGTCTGAGTTTGGGTGGGCGCAGGATCAGACATTGTTCAACGACACCCTGCAGGGATGTATTCGTAATTTCACGACTGCGCATAACATCAGCTGGGCGATGTGGAGTTTGGCAGGGAGCTACAGGATAAGGTCTGGAGGCCAGGGTGTGCCGGACACGTGGGCGTTGACGAACTATGAGTGGAATGGATGGCAGTTTCCAGAGGGTATTGAGAGGTGGTGGAAGCCTTGGGTTAGTGCTATGTTGAGATAG